A single genomic interval of Alligator mississippiensis isolate rAllMis1 chromosome 15, rAllMis1, whole genome shotgun sequence harbors:
- the NAB2 gene encoding NGFI-A-binding protein 2 isoform X2 encodes MHVCTCWLACVCMYVCLHVCVHMCVHVLVSLCVHVCVPACVHVLVGLCVHECVHVLVGLCVHVLVGLCMCVCICVCMCWSACVCMQTHLRVHACMCVHANLYACVCVRAHRHVVVCAHVRSRAHAACVQACLRVSVHVCTHTEVCSRVQAPGVGCVCPIVHTRVQPPAGARAPVGGGVGSGPGARRCPPPGPARRGAARLGSAGGAALPPPEPPPRTRGRRYFPAQPRGAGPERAPRADPPDRDRDRGRDPRDRHRDRDPHARGAAPGSSHRRPGRTMALPRTLGELQLYRVLQRANLLSYYETFIQQGGDDVRQLCEAGEEEFLEIMALVGMAAKPLHVRRLQKALREWAAHPGLFGPPAPALPARVPPVLPDVPLEPRSPSPPSPEQDEEGSTSPGEPEALEPALVRAVAEGVERLLPGGPRAAAEPEPGALQRVGRRLARAVGHVFQMDDGDRRKAGEIRRLSAIYGRGEGRRREGRRLSLQELTINEAAAQFCLRDQSLLLRRVELFSLARQVARESAGLGPAPATRQHPEESGGGQAKRLKQEVGEQSRPEPPVPPGGPETYVAPGRAGPEDDGSLSGDSLDGPLQAGPCPQLTPPPTSAPDLPPHGLWSRHILQQTLMDEGLRLARLVSHERPGHLSPCLPSKAPGPELDNGLPERGAPAQPESRRSSIKVEPETSRQ; translated from the exons atgcatgtgtgcacgtgctggttggcctgtgtgtgcatgtatgtgtgcctgcatgtgtgtgtgcatatgtgtgtgcatgtgctggtcagcctgtgtgtgcatgtgtgtgtgcctgcatgtgtgcatgtgctggtcggcctgtgtgtgcatgagtgtgtgcatgtgctggtcggcctgtgtgtgcatgtgctggtcggtctgtgtatgtgtgtgtgcatatgtgtgtgcatgtgctggtcggcctgtgtgtgcatgcagacgcatctgcgtgtgcatgcatgtatgtgcgtgcatgcaaaTCTttatgcgtgcgtgtgtgtgcgcgcgcacaggCATGTTGTGGTGTGTGCGCACGTGCGCTCGCGTGCCCATGCTGCGTGTGTGCAGGCCTGCTTGAGAGTGAGCGTacacgtgtgtacacacactgAGGTGTGCTCGCGTGTGCAAGCCCCGGGGGTGGGGTGCGTGTGCCCCATCGTGCACACGCGTGTGCAGCCCCCCGCCGGCGCCCGCGCTCCggtgggcgggggggtggggtccGGCCCCGGTGCTCGGCgctgccccccgcccggcccggcgcggcgcggcgcggcgcggctcggCTCTGCCGGGGGGGCGGCGCTCCCGCCCCCGGAGCCGCCCCCGCGCACCCGCGGCCGCCGCTATTTCCCCGCGCAGCCGCGTGGAGCCGGGCCAGAGCGAGCGCCGCGCGCGGACCCGCCGGATCGGGACCGGGATCGGGGCCGGGACCCCCGGGATCGCCATCGGGACCGGGACCCCCATGCCCGGGGCGCCGCGCCCGGCTCCAGCCACCGCC GCCCCGGGCGCACCATGGCGCTGCCACGCACACTGGGCGAGCTGCAGCTGTACCGGGTGCTGCAGCGCGCCAACCTTCTGTCGTACTATGAGACCTTCATCCAGCAAGGCGGGGACGACGTGCGCCAACTGTGCGAGGCGGGCGAGGAAGAGTTCCTGGAGATCATGGCGCTGGTGGGCATGGCAGCCAAGCCGCTGCACGTGCGCCGCCTGCAGAAGGCGTTGCGTGAGTGGGCTGCACACCCCGGGCTCTTTGGGCCCCCGgcgcctgccctgccagcccgcGTGCCCCCAGTCCTGCCTGACGTGCCCCTGGAGCCAcggtccccatccccacccagccctgagcAGGATGAGGAGGGCAGCACCTCGCCAGGGGAGCCCGAGGCACTGGAGCCGGCACTGGTGAGGGCCGTGGCCGAGGGTGTGGAGCGGCTGTTGCCtggtggcccgcgggccgcagCTGAGCCCGAGCCGGGGGCCCTGCAGCGCGTGGGCCGGCGCCTGGCACGGGCTGTGGGCCACGTCTTCCAGATGGACGACGGTGACCGGCGCAAGGCGGGCGAGATCCGGCGGCTCAGTGCCATCTATGGCCGTGGCGAGGGCCGGCGCCGCGAGGGCCGGCGCCTGTCTCTGCAGGAG CTTACCATCAACGAGGCAGCCGCCCAGTTCTGCCTGCGGGACCAGTCGCTGCTGCTGCGGCGCGTGGAGCTCTTCTCACTGGCACGGCAGGTGGCGCGGGAGAGCGCAGGGCTCGGCCCAGCTCCCGCAACCAG GCAGCACCCGGAGGAGAGTGGAGGAGGGCAGGCCAAGAGGCTGAAGCAGGAG gtgggggagcagagccgCCCCGAGCCCCCGGTGCCACCAGGGGGGCCTGAGACCTATGTGGCCCCAGGCAGAGCGGGCCCCGAGGACGATGGCAGCTTGTCGGGGGACAGCCTGGACGGGCCCCTGCAgg caggaccctgcccccagctgacgcccccccccacctccgccCCCGACCTGCCTCCCCACGGGTTGTGGAGCCGGCACATCCTGCAGCAGACGTTGATGGACGAGGGGCTGCGCCTGGCACGGCTGGTGTCACACGAGCGGCCCGggcacctcagcccctgcctacccagcaagGCCCCAGGGCCCG agctGGACAACGGCCTGCCTGAGCGGGGGGCTCCGGCCCAGCCCGAGAGCCGCCGGAGCAGCATCAAGGTGGAGCCCGAGACCAGCCGGCAGTGA
- the NAB2 gene encoding NGFI-A-binding protein 2 isoform X1, with the protein MHVCTCWLACVCMYVCLHVCVHMCVHVLVSLCVHVCVPACVHVLVGLCVHECVHVLVGLCVHVLVGLCMCVCICVCMCWSACVCMQTHLRVHACMCVHANLYACVCVRAHRHVVVCAHVRSRAHAACVQACLRVSVHVCTHTEVCSRVQAPGVGCVCPIVHTRVQPPAGARAPVGGGVGSGPGARRCPPPGPARRGAARLGSAGGAALPPPEPPPRTRGRRYFPAQPRGAGPERAPRADPPDRDRDRGRDPRDRHRDRDPHARGAAPGSSHRRPGRTMALPRTLGELQLYRVLQRANLLSYYETFIQQGGDDVRQLCEAGEEEFLEIMALVGMAAKPLHVRRLQKALREWAAHPGLFGPPAPALPARVPPVLPDVPLEPRSPSPPSPEQDEEGSTSPGEPEALEPALVRAVAEGVERLLPGGPRAAAEPEPGALQRVGRRLARAVGHVFQMDDGDRRKAGEIRRLSAIYGRGEGRRREGRRLSLQELTINEAAAQFCLRDQSLLLRRVELFSLARQVARESAGLGPAPATRQHPEESGGGQAKRLKQEVGEQSRPEPPVPPGGPETYVAPGRAGPEDDGSLSGDSLDGPLQAAGPCPQLTPPPTSAPDLPPHGLWSRHILQQTLMDEGLRLARLVSHERPGHLSPCLPSKAPGPELDNGLPERGAPAQPESRRSSIKVEPETSRQ; encoded by the exons atgcatgtgtgcacgtgctggttggcctgtgtgtgcatgtatgtgtgcctgcatgtgtgtgtgcatatgtgtgtgcatgtgctggtcagcctgtgtgtgcatgtgtgtgtgcctgcatgtgtgcatgtgctggtcggcctgtgtgtgcatgagtgtgtgcatgtgctggtcggcctgtgtgtgcatgtgctggtcggtctgtgtatgtgtgtgtgcatatgtgtgtgcatgtgctggtcggcctgtgtgtgcatgcagacgcatctgcgtgtgcatgcatgtatgtgcgtgcatgcaaaTCTttatgcgtgcgtgtgtgtgcgcgcgcacaggCATGTTGTGGTGTGTGCGCACGTGCGCTCGCGTGCCCATGCTGCGTGTGTGCAGGCCTGCTTGAGAGTGAGCGTacacgtgtgtacacacactgAGGTGTGCTCGCGTGTGCAAGCCCCGGGGGTGGGGTGCGTGTGCCCCATCGTGCACACGCGTGTGCAGCCCCCCGCCGGCGCCCGCGCTCCggtgggcgggggggtggggtccGGCCCCGGTGCTCGGCgctgccccccgcccggcccggcgcggcgcggcgcggcgcggctcggCTCTGCCGGGGGGGCGGCGCTCCCGCCCCCGGAGCCGCCCCCGCGCACCCGCGGCCGCCGCTATTTCCCCGCGCAGCCGCGTGGAGCCGGGCCAGAGCGAGCGCCGCGCGCGGACCCGCCGGATCGGGACCGGGATCGGGGCCGGGACCCCCGGGATCGCCATCGGGACCGGGACCCCCATGCCCGGGGCGCCGCGCCCGGCTCCAGCCACCGCC GCCCCGGGCGCACCATGGCGCTGCCACGCACACTGGGCGAGCTGCAGCTGTACCGGGTGCTGCAGCGCGCCAACCTTCTGTCGTACTATGAGACCTTCATCCAGCAAGGCGGGGACGACGTGCGCCAACTGTGCGAGGCGGGCGAGGAAGAGTTCCTGGAGATCATGGCGCTGGTGGGCATGGCAGCCAAGCCGCTGCACGTGCGCCGCCTGCAGAAGGCGTTGCGTGAGTGGGCTGCACACCCCGGGCTCTTTGGGCCCCCGgcgcctgccctgccagcccgcGTGCCCCCAGTCCTGCCTGACGTGCCCCTGGAGCCAcggtccccatccccacccagccctgagcAGGATGAGGAGGGCAGCACCTCGCCAGGGGAGCCCGAGGCACTGGAGCCGGCACTGGTGAGGGCCGTGGCCGAGGGTGTGGAGCGGCTGTTGCCtggtggcccgcgggccgcagCTGAGCCCGAGCCGGGGGCCCTGCAGCGCGTGGGCCGGCGCCTGGCACGGGCTGTGGGCCACGTCTTCCAGATGGACGACGGTGACCGGCGCAAGGCGGGCGAGATCCGGCGGCTCAGTGCCATCTATGGCCGTGGCGAGGGCCGGCGCCGCGAGGGCCGGCGCCTGTCTCTGCAGGAG CTTACCATCAACGAGGCAGCCGCCCAGTTCTGCCTGCGGGACCAGTCGCTGCTGCTGCGGCGCGTGGAGCTCTTCTCACTGGCACGGCAGGTGGCGCGGGAGAGCGCAGGGCTCGGCCCAGCTCCCGCAACCAG GCAGCACCCGGAGGAGAGTGGAGGAGGGCAGGCCAAGAGGCTGAAGCAGGAG gtgggggagcagagccgCCCCGAGCCCCCGGTGCCACCAGGGGGGCCTGAGACCTATGTGGCCCCAGGCAGAGCGGGCCCCGAGGACGATGGCAGCTTGTCGGGGGACAGCCTGGACGGGCCCCTGCAgg cagcaggaccctgcccccagctgacgcccccccccacctccgccCCCGACCTGCCTCCCCACGGGTTGTGGAGCCGGCACATCCTGCAGCAGACGTTGATGGACGAGGGGCTGCGCCTGGCACGGCTGGTGTCACACGAGCGGCCCGggcacctcagcccctgcctacccagcaagGCCCCAGGGCCCG agctGGACAACGGCCTGCCTGAGCGGGGGGCTCCGGCCCAGCCCGAGAGCCGCCGGAGCAGCATCAAGGTGGAGCCCGAGACCAGCCGGCAGTGA